The Streptomyces spororaveus genome includes a region encoding these proteins:
- a CDS encoding APC family permease: MAVHVGKPTALAQEPGLEEPPDASATGAGDRHRLTALQGLAALSLDAMASVAYGPESIVLVLAAAGAYGMGFTLPVTLAIAALLAVLVASYRQVIAAFPDGGGSYAVAKRHLGRRTSLVAAASLILDYVLNVAVSVTAGVAALTSAFPGLHGERVWICLGVLVLVTAVNLRGVVDSAKAFLVPTALFVGSILAMIAVGLFRDGPVSTASAAGHDSALGEGATAVGALLLLKAFAAGCSALTGVEAVANAVPSFRAPAARRAQRTEVALGALLGAMLIGLSVLIGRFHLQPVEGVTVLAQLADASFGHNAAFYVVQFATMVLLALAANTSFGGLPVLLSLLARDNHLPHVFALKADRQVHRHGVVWLALVSAALLVFSGGDTNTLVPLFAIGVFVGFTICQVGMVRHWYGERPGGRRTKAALNGFGALLTGVCAVVVTATKFTEGAWLIVLALPLIVLAFEKIHRAYAEIGERLELGRVPQPPNRSHSLVVVPVSGLSRLTCQALTAARSLGDEVLAVTVTHPTAEDRRAAEALRRDWESWKPGVELTELSPETRSLGRPVSAYVRRLAQTHPDAQITVLIPETEPARLWQRLLQNQRGSVVAHAVRRDTDAVICRLRFRIMAEAEPPVPGTGATH, translated from the coding sequence ATGGCCGTACACGTAGGAAAACCGACCGCGCTCGCCCAGGAACCGGGCCTTGAGGAGCCCCCGGACGCCAGCGCCACCGGAGCCGGGGACCGCCACAGGCTGACCGCTCTCCAAGGCCTGGCCGCGCTGTCGCTCGACGCGATGGCGTCCGTGGCGTACGGGCCCGAGTCGATCGTGCTGGTCCTGGCCGCCGCGGGCGCGTACGGCATGGGGTTCACCCTCCCGGTCACCCTCGCCATCGCCGCGCTCCTGGCCGTGCTCGTGGCCTCGTACCGGCAGGTGATCGCCGCGTTTCCCGACGGCGGCGGGTCCTACGCCGTGGCCAAGCGGCACCTGGGACGGCGGACCAGCCTGGTCGCGGCCGCGTCGCTGATCCTCGACTACGTCCTCAACGTGGCCGTCTCCGTCACGGCCGGCGTGGCCGCCCTGACCTCGGCCTTCCCGGGCCTGCACGGTGAGCGGGTCTGGATCTGCCTCGGGGTCCTGGTCCTGGTCACCGCGGTGAACCTGCGGGGGGTCGTCGATTCCGCCAAGGCCTTCCTGGTCCCGACCGCGCTCTTCGTCGGGTCGATCCTGGCGATGATCGCCGTCGGTCTCTTCCGCGACGGTCCGGTCAGCACCGCCTCCGCGGCGGGGCACGACTCCGCCCTCGGGGAGGGTGCCACCGCGGTCGGGGCACTCCTGCTGCTGAAGGCGTTCGCCGCCGGCTGCTCGGCGCTGACGGGCGTCGAGGCCGTCGCCAACGCCGTACCCTCCTTCCGCGCCCCGGCCGCCCGCCGCGCCCAGCGCACCGAGGTCGCGCTCGGCGCCCTGCTCGGCGCCATGCTGATCGGCCTGTCCGTCCTCATCGGCCGATTCCACCTCCAGCCGGTCGAGGGCGTCACCGTCCTCGCCCAGCTCGCCGACGCCTCCTTCGGGCACAACGCGGCGTTCTACGTCGTCCAGTTCGCCACCATGGTGCTGCTGGCGCTCGCCGCGAACACCTCCTTCGGCGGTCTTCCGGTGCTGTTGAGCCTGCTGGCCCGGGACAACCACCTGCCGCACGTGTTCGCCCTCAAGGCCGACCGGCAGGTCCACCGCCACGGCGTGGTCTGGCTGGCGCTCGTCTCCGCCGCCCTGCTCGTCTTCTCCGGCGGGGACACCAACACCCTCGTTCCGCTCTTCGCGATCGGCGTCTTCGTCGGCTTCACCATCTGCCAGGTCGGCATGGTCCGGCACTGGTACGGCGAGCGCCCCGGGGGCCGGCGGACCAAGGCCGCCCTCAACGGCTTCGGCGCGCTGCTGACCGGCGTCTGCGCGGTGGTCGTCACCGCCACCAAGTTCACCGAGGGCGCCTGGCTGATCGTCCTCGCCCTGCCGCTGATCGTCCTCGCCTTCGAGAAGATTCACCGTGCCTACGCCGAGATCGGTGAGCGGCTGGAGCTGGGCCGCGTCCCGCAGCCGCCGAACCGGTCCCACTCGCTCGTCGTCGTCCCCGTCTCCGGTCTGTCCCGCCTGACCTGCCAGGCCCTCACCGCCGCCCGCTCCCTCGGCGACGAGGTCCTCGCCGTCACCGTCACCCACCCCACGGCGGAGGACCGGCGGGCGGCCGAAGCCCTGCGCCGCGACTGGGAGTCGTGGAAGCCGGGCGTCGAGCTGACCGAACTCTCCCCGGAGACACGCTCGCTGGGCCGCCCCGTATCGGCGTACGTCCGCAGGCTCGCGCAGACCCACCCGGACGCCCAGATCACCGTCCTCATCCCGGAAACCGAACCCGCCCGCCTCTGGCAGCGGCTGCTCCAGAACCAGCGCGGTTCCGTCGTCGCCCACGCGGTCCGGCGCGACACCGACGCCGTCATCTGCCGCCTCCGCTTCCGCATCATGGCGGAGGCCGAGCCGCCGGTCCCCGGGACGGGCGCGACGCACTGA
- the kdpF gene encoding K(+)-transporting ATPase subunit F, which yields MTVENVVGLVVAVSLLGYLVLALVYPERF from the coding sequence GTGACGGTCGAAAACGTCGTCGGCCTCGTCGTGGCCGTCTCCCTGCTCGGTTACCTCGTCCTCGCCCTTGTGTACCCGGAGAGGTTCTGA
- the kdpA gene encoding potassium-transporting ATPase subunit KdpA, with the protein MSPVTAGVLQLLALIAALALAYRPLGDYMARVYSSEKHHKPEKWIYKAIGANPSAEMRWPAYLRAVLAFSAVSVLFLYLMQRVQGILPGSLGFSSIDPDQAFNTAASFVANTNWQSYSGEQAMGHVVQTGGLAVQNFVSAAVGMAVAVALVRGFARSRTGELGNFWADLVRGTVRILLPISVVGALVLVACGAIQNFAGIHEVGQFLGGTQQWNGGAVASQEVIKELGTNGGGYFNANSAHPFENPTPFSNLFEVFLILVIPFAMTRTFGRLVGNLRQGYAILATMGVIWVGFTALMMWTEFAHHGPAFEVTGGAMEGKETRFGVGASAIFSVATTLTSTGAVNSFHSSYTGLGGGIQLLGMQLGEIAPGGVGSGLYGMLIMAIIAVFIAGLMVGRTPEYLGKKISTREIKLAACYILITPALVLCFTAAAMGLPTPGDSMTNSGAHGFSEILYAYTSGANNNGSAFAGLNADTQWFNSTIGIAMLLGRFLPMVFVLALAGSLAEQKPVPETAGTLRTDKPLYAGLLVGTILIITGLTYFPALALGPLAEGLAS; encoded by the coding sequence ATGAGCCCCGTAACCGCTGGTGTGCTCCAGCTGCTCGCGCTGATCGCCGCGCTGGCTCTGGCGTACCGTCCCCTGGGCGACTACATGGCCCGGGTCTACTCCTCCGAGAAGCACCACAAGCCGGAGAAGTGGATCTACAAGGCCATCGGCGCCAACCCGTCGGCCGAAATGCGCTGGCCCGCCTATCTGCGTGCCGTCCTCGCCTTCTCCGCCGTCAGCGTCCTCTTCCTCTACCTGATGCAGCGCGTGCAGGGCATCCTGCCCGGTTCGCTCGGCTTCTCCTCGATCGACCCGGACCAGGCATTCAACACCGCCGCGTCGTTCGTGGCGAACACCAACTGGCAGTCGTACTCCGGCGAGCAGGCCATGGGCCACGTCGTGCAGACCGGCGGCCTCGCGGTCCAGAACTTCGTCTCCGCCGCTGTCGGCATGGCCGTCGCCGTGGCCCTCGTACGGGGCTTCGCGCGCTCCCGCACCGGCGAACTCGGCAACTTCTGGGCGGACCTGGTGCGCGGCACCGTCCGCATCCTGCTGCCGATCTCCGTCGTGGGCGCACTGGTCCTCGTCGCCTGCGGCGCCATCCAGAACTTCGCCGGCATCCACGAGGTCGGGCAGTTCCTGGGTGGCACGCAGCAGTGGAACGGCGGCGCGGTGGCCTCGCAGGAGGTCATCAAGGAGCTGGGCACGAACGGGGGCGGCTACTTCAACGCCAACTCGGCCCACCCCTTCGAGAACCCCACCCCCTTCTCCAACCTGTTCGAGGTCTTCCTGATCCTGGTCATCCCCTTCGCGATGACCCGTACGTTCGGCCGCTTGGTCGGCAACCTGCGCCAGGGCTACGCGATTCTCGCCACCATGGGCGTCATCTGGGTCGGCTTCACCGCTCTGATGATGTGGACCGAGTTCGCCCACCACGGCCCGGCCTTCGAGGTCACGGGCGGGGCGATGGAGGGCAAGGAGACCCGCTTCGGCGTCGGTGCCTCCGCGATCTTCTCGGTCGCGACGACGCTCACCTCGACGGGCGCGGTCAACTCCTTCCACTCCTCCTACACCGGTCTCGGGGGCGGCATCCAGCTGCTGGGCATGCAGCTCGGCGAGATCGCGCCCGGCGGTGTCGGCTCCGGCCTCTACGGCATGCTGATCATGGCGATCATCGCGGTGTTCATCGCCGGCCTCATGGTCGGCCGCACCCCCGAGTACCTCGGCAAGAAGATCAGCACCCGCGAGATCAAGCTCGCCGCCTGCTACATCCTCATCACCCCCGCCCTGGTGCTCTGCTTCACCGCGGCCGCCATGGGCCTGCCCACCCCGGGCGACTCCATGACGAACTCCGGCGCGCACGGCTTCTCCGAGATCCTCTACGCCTACACCTCGGGTGCCAACAACAACGGCTCCGCCTTCGCCGGCCTGAACGCCGACACTCAGTGGTTCAACAGCACCATCGGCATCGCCATGCTGCTCGGCCGCTTCCTGCCCATGGTGTTCGTCCTGGCTCTGGCCGGTTCGCTCGCCGAGCAGAAGCCCGTCCCCGAGACCGCGGGCACCCTCCGCACCGACAAGCCGCTCTACGCGGGCCTGCTCGTCGGCACCATCCTCATCATCACCGGTCTGACCTACTTCCCGGCCCTGGCGCTGGGTCCGCTCGCCGAAGGGCTCGCATCATGA
- the kdpB gene encoding potassium-transporting ATPase subunit KdpB: MSTATPTRAPHDDLPTGHKPPAGRVGGGLFDPTALLNSFPDAVRKLDPRIMIKSPVMFVVLIGSVVTTVLAIADPTNWFGWAITAWLWLTTIFANLAEAVAEGRGKAQADTLRKAKTDSVARRLAQDGTREEQVPGTDLRIGDLVVCEAGDIIPGDGDVVEGVASVDESAITGESAPVIRESGGDRSAVTGGTKVLSDRIVVKITTKPGETFIDRMIALVEGAARQKTPNEIALNILLASLTIVFLLAVVTLQPFAIYADAKQSMIVLTALLVCLIPTTIGALLSAIGIAGMDRLVQRNVLAMSGRAVEAAGDVSTLLLDKTGTITLGNRQASEFVPVRGTTEAELADAAQLSSLADETPEGRSIVVLAKEKYGLRERHQGELAQAEWIAFTAQTRMSGVDVDGRKTRKGAAGSVITWVKERGGRVSDDADLLANRISEAGGTPLLVAVEDENGARVLGVIHLKDVVKDGMRERFDELRRMGIKTVMITGDNPLTAKAIAQEAGVDDFLAEATPEDKMALIKREQAGGKLVAMTGDGTNDAPALAQADVGVAMNTGTSAAKEAGNMVDLDSNPTKLIEIVEIGKQLLITRGALTTFSIANDVAKYFAIIPAMFAVVYPGLDKLNIMGLSSPNSAILSAVVFNALIIIALVPLALKGVQYRPTSADKMLRRNLGIYGLGGLIAPFIGIKIIDMLISLIPGLA; the protein is encoded by the coding sequence ATGAGCACCGCCACACCGACCCGTGCTCCGCACGACGACCTGCCGACCGGCCACAAGCCGCCCGCCGGCCGCGTCGGTGGGGGGCTGTTCGACCCCACGGCACTGCTGAACTCGTTCCCGGACGCGGTCCGCAAGCTCGACCCCCGGATCATGATCAAGTCCCCGGTCATGTTCGTCGTCCTGATCGGCTCGGTCGTCACGACCGTCCTGGCGATCGCGGATCCGACGAACTGGTTCGGCTGGGCGATCACCGCCTGGCTGTGGCTGACCACGATCTTCGCCAACCTCGCGGAGGCCGTGGCCGAGGGCCGCGGCAAGGCCCAGGCCGACACCCTGCGCAAGGCCAAGACCGACTCCGTCGCCCGCCGCCTGGCCCAGGACGGTACGCGCGAGGAGCAGGTCCCCGGTACCGATCTCAGGATCGGCGACCTGGTGGTCTGCGAGGCCGGCGACATCATCCCCGGCGACGGTGACGTCGTCGAAGGGGTCGCGTCCGTGGACGAATCCGCCATCACCGGCGAGTCCGCCCCGGTCATCCGCGAGTCGGGCGGCGACCGCAGTGCGGTCACCGGCGGTACCAAGGTGCTCTCCGACCGGATCGTCGTCAAGATCACGACCAAGCCGGGCGAGACCTTCATCGACCGCATGATCGCGCTCGTCGAGGGCGCGGCCCGGCAGAAGACGCCCAACGAGATCGCGCTGAACATCCTTCTCGCGTCCCTCACCATCGTCTTCCTGCTGGCCGTCGTGACCCTGCAGCCGTTCGCGATCTACGCGGACGCCAAGCAGTCGATGATCGTCCTCACCGCACTGCTGGTCTGCCTGATCCCCACCACCATCGGCGCGCTCCTCTCCGCGATCGGGATCGCCGGCATGGACCGCCTCGTGCAGCGCAACGTCCTGGCGATGTCCGGCCGGGCCGTCGAGGCCGCCGGCGACGTGTCCACGCTCCTGCTCGACAAGACCGGCACCATCACCCTCGGCAACCGCCAGGCATCGGAGTTCGTCCCCGTCAGGGGAACGACGGAGGCCGAACTCGCCGACGCCGCACAGCTCTCGTCCCTCGCCGACGAGACCCCCGAGGGCCGCTCGATCGTGGTCCTCGCGAAGGAGAAGTACGGCCTGCGCGAACGCCACCAGGGCGAGCTCGCCCAGGCCGAGTGGATCGCGTTCACCGCCCAGACCCGTATGTCGGGTGTGGACGTGGACGGCCGCAAGACCCGCAAGGGCGCGGCCGGTTCGGTCATCACCTGGGTGAAGGAGCGGGGCGGCCGGGTCTCCGACGACGCCGACCTCCTCGCCAACCGCATCTCCGAGGCCGGCGGCACCCCGCTCCTGGTGGCGGTGGAGGACGAGAACGGCGCCCGCGTCCTCGGCGTCATCCACCTCAAGGACGTCGTCAAGGACGGCATGCGCGAGCGGTTCGACGAACTGCGCCGCATGGGCATCAAGACCGTCATGATCACGGGTGACAACCCGCTGACCGCCAAGGCGATCGCGCAGGAGGCGGGTGTCGACGACTTCCTCGCCGAGGCCACCCCCGAGGACAAGATGGCCCTCATCAAGCGGGAGCAGGCGGGCGGCAAGCTCGTCGCGATGACGGGCGACGGTACGAACGACGCCCCGGCCCTCGCACAGGCCGACGTCGGCGTGGCGATGAACACGGGCACCTCGGCCGCCAAGGAGGCCGGGAACATGGTGGACCTGGACTCCAACCCCACCAAGCTCATCGAGATCGTGGAGATCGGCAAGCAGCTGCTGATCACGCGTGGCGCCCTCACCACGTTCTCCATCGCCAACGACGTGGCGAAGTACTTCGCGATCATCCCGGCCATGTTCGCCGTGGTCTACCCGGGCCTCGACAAGCTCAACATCATGGGCCTGTCCTCGCCGAACTCCGCGATCCTCTCGGCCGTCGTCTTCAACGCGCTGATCATCATCGCGCTGGTCCCGCTCGCCCTCAAGGGCGTCCAGTACCGGCCGACCAGCGCCGACAAGATGCTCCGCCGGAACCTCGGGATCTACGGACTCGGCGGCCTGATCGCCCCGTTCATCGGCATCAAGATCATCGACATGCTCATCTCCCTCATCCCCGGGCTCGCCTGA
- a CDS encoding potassium-transporting ATPase subunit C, which translates to MNNSLSNTARLIGAGLRALLVLTVICGVLYPLAVTGIAQALFNDKANGSEIKDKSGRVVGSSLIGQTYNRPKQNPDDPEEAARPDLKWFQPRPSNGLGSNSVNTQYSLVLSGATNRSADNGAVNGQCAKDAEEGTLCAQVIAAKEAVIADNSTAGHQVRPEDVPADAVTSSGSGLDPDISPEYARIQVDRVAEQNGLDVEQVEKLVADHTTGRTLGFMGEPRVNVLELNTALKALTKS; encoded by the coding sequence ATGAACAACTCTCTGAGCAACACAGCGCGCCTGATCGGCGCGGGTCTGCGGGCCCTGCTGGTTCTGACGGTGATCTGCGGCGTGCTCTACCCGCTCGCCGTCACGGGGATCGCCCAGGCCCTCTTCAACGACAAGGCCAACGGCTCCGAGATCAAGGACAAGAGCGGCCGGGTCGTCGGCTCCTCCCTCATCGGACAGACCTACAACCGGCCCAAGCAGAACCCCGACGACCCGGAGGAAGCCGCCAGGCCCGACCTCAAGTGGTTCCAGCCGCGCCCCTCCAACGGCCTCGGCTCCAACAGCGTCAACACCCAGTACTCGCTGGTCCTCTCCGGCGCCACCAACCGCTCCGCCGACAACGGCGCCGTCAACGGCCAGTGCGCCAAGGACGCCGAGGAGGGAACCCTCTGCGCCCAGGTGATCGCCGCCAAGGAGGCCGTCATCGCCGACAACTCCACCGCGGGCCACCAGGTCAGGCCCGAGGACGTGCCGGCCGACGCCGTCACCTCCTCCGGCTCCGGCCTCGACCCGGACATCTCCCCGGAGTACGCGAGGATCCAGGTCGACCGCGTCGCCGAGCAGAACGGGCTCGACGTCGAGCAGGTCGAGAAGCTCGTCGCCGACCACACCACCGGCCGCACCCTCGGCTTCATGGGCGAACCGCGCGTCAACGTCCTCGAACTCAACACCGCGCTCAAGGCACTGACCAAGAGCTGA
- a CDS encoding response regulator, with product MIKVLVVEDDARLVRALKINLEARKFEVESASDGHTALRLAAARKPSVILLDLGLPDMDGIDVIKGVRETSGVPVLVLSARHTSEEKIRALDAGADDYVTKPFSMDELLARLRAAVRRREAPAPADEIATVTTEDFTVDLVAKKVVRNDRSVRLTPTEWHLLEILITHPGRLMSQQRLLLDVWGPTYSDNTNYLRVYMAQLRRKLEADPSHPRYLITEPGMGYRFEG from the coding sequence ATGATCAAGGTGCTGGTGGTGGAAGACGATGCCCGGCTCGTCCGCGCACTCAAGATCAACTTGGAGGCGCGGAAGTTCGAGGTGGAGTCGGCTTCCGACGGACACACCGCTCTGAGGCTGGCGGCCGCGCGCAAGCCGAGCGTCATCCTGCTGGACCTCGGCCTCCCGGACATGGACGGCATCGACGTGATCAAGGGGGTACGGGAGACCAGCGGCGTGCCCGTCCTCGTCCTCTCCGCACGTCACACGTCCGAGGAGAAGATCCGGGCCCTGGACGCGGGGGCCGACGACTACGTCACCAAGCCGTTCAGCATGGACGAGCTCCTCGCCCGGCTGCGCGCCGCCGTCCGCCGCCGGGAGGCCCCGGCGCCCGCCGACGAGATCGCCACGGTCACGACCGAGGACTTCACCGTCGACCTGGTCGCGAAGAAGGTCGTCCGAAACGATCGCAGTGTTCGGCTGACCCCCACCGAGTGGCACCTCCTGGAGATCCTCATCACCCATCCCGGCAGGCTGATGAGCCAGCAGAGGCTGCTGCTCGACGTCTGGGGACCGACGTACTCCGACAACACCAACTACCTGCGGGTCTACATGGCTCAGCTGCGCCGCAAACTGGAGGCGGACCCCTCGCACCCCAGGTATCTGATCACCGAGCCCGGCATGGGCTACCGCTTCGAGGGATGA
- a CDS encoding sensor histidine kinase codes for MGRGTFRIHLGSAPGVGKTYAMLSEGHRRVERGTDVVVAFVEHHDRPRTEVMLHGLEQIARRELEYRGTTFTEMDVDAVLARRPAVALVDELAHSNVPGSRNTKRWQDVEELLRAGIDVVSTVNIQHLESLGDVVETITGVRQRETVPDEVVRRADQIELVDMSPQALRRRMAHGNIYQPDKVDAALSNYFRPGNLTALRELALLWVADRVDEYLREYRGEHDIRTTWQARERIVVGITGGPEGRTLIRRAARLAEKGSGGEVLAVYIARSDGLTAASPKELAVQRTLVEDLGGTFHHVIGDSVPDALLEFARGVNATQIVLGVSRRRSWQSVFSPGVSATVARESGPDLDVHIVTHDEAAKGRRGLPVPQGARLGRPRLLWGWLTGLAGPALLTVLLSRVVPELGLANDMLLFLTFTVGAALLGGLLPALASAAFGSLLLNYCFTPPVHELTIADPRNIVAIAIFVGVAVSVASVVDLAARRTHQAARLRAESEILSFLAGSILRGETALDALLERVRETFAMESVALLERGTDVDPWTTAGSTGRNPVPRPEDADVDMPIGENMALALSGRVLPAEDRRVLGAFAAQAAVVLDRQRLVCEAEEARRLIEGHQIRTALLAAVSHDLRTPLAGIKVAVTSLRSTDVEWSEEDRGDLLEGIEDGADRLDHLIGNLLDMSRLQTGTVVPLIRVTDLDEVVPMALAGVPEDGVDLDIPETLPMVAVDRGLLERSVANIVENAVKYNPAGRPVKVSASALADRLELRVVDRGPGVPDEAKDRIFEAFQRHGDAPAGTGVGLGLAVARGFLEAMDGTLTAEDTPGGGLTMVLTLPVAGDARPVAGELPADATT; via the coding sequence ATGGGACGCGGCACGTTTCGTATCCATCTGGGCTCGGCCCCCGGCGTCGGCAAGACGTACGCGATGCTTTCCGAGGGCCACCGCCGGGTGGAACGCGGCACCGATGTCGTCGTCGCCTTCGTGGAGCACCACGACCGACCGCGCACCGAGGTGATGCTGCACGGCCTGGAACAGATCGCGCGGCGGGAACTGGAGTACCGGGGAACCACCTTCACCGAGATGGACGTGGACGCGGTCCTCGCCCGCCGCCCCGCCGTGGCGCTCGTGGACGAACTGGCCCACTCCAACGTGCCCGGCTCGCGCAACACCAAGCGCTGGCAGGACGTCGAGGAACTCCTCCGGGCCGGCATCGACGTCGTCTCGACCGTCAACATCCAGCACCTGGAATCCCTCGGCGACGTCGTCGAAACGATCACCGGGGTGCGGCAGCGGGAGACCGTCCCCGACGAAGTCGTGCGGCGCGCCGACCAGATCGAGCTCGTCGACATGTCGCCCCAGGCACTGCGCCGCCGCATGGCCCACGGAAACATCTACCAGCCCGACAAGGTCGACGCCGCCCTCTCGAACTACTTCCGGCCCGGGAACCTCACCGCGCTGCGCGAGCTCGCGCTGCTCTGGGTGGCCGACCGGGTCGACGAATACCTTCGCGAGTACCGCGGCGAGCACGACATCCGCACCACCTGGCAGGCCCGCGAACGCATCGTCGTGGGCATCACCGGCGGTCCGGAGGGACGTACCCTCATCCGGCGGGCCGCCCGCCTCGCGGAGAAGGGCTCGGGCGGCGAAGTCCTCGCCGTCTACATCGCCCGCAGCGACGGGCTGACCGCCGCCTCGCCCAAGGAACTCGCCGTCCAGCGCACCCTGGTGGAAGACCTCGGCGGCACCTTCCACCACGTCATAGGCGACAGTGTCCCCGACGCCCTGCTGGAGTTCGCCCGCGGGGTCAACGCCACCCAGATCGTCCTCGGCGTCAGCCGCCGCCGCTCCTGGCAGTCCGTCTTCAGCCCCGGCGTCAGCGCCACCGTCGCCCGCGAATCCGGACCCGACCTCGACGTCCACATCGTCACCCACGACGAGGCCGCCAAGGGCCGCCGCGGCCTGCCCGTCCCCCAGGGCGCGCGGCTCGGCAGACCCCGCCTGCTCTGGGGCTGGCTCACCGGCCTCGCCGGCCCCGCCCTGCTCACGGTCCTGTTGAGCCGGGTCGTCCCCGAGCTCGGACTCGCCAACGACATGCTGCTGTTCCTCACCTTCACGGTGGGGGCGGCACTCCTCGGCGGGCTGCTCCCCGCGCTCGCCTCGGCGGCCTTCGGGTCGCTGCTCCTGAACTACTGCTTCACCCCTCCGGTCCACGAGCTCACCATCGCCGACCCCAGGAACATCGTCGCCATCGCGATCTTCGTCGGCGTGGCCGTGTCCGTGGCATCCGTGGTCGACCTGGCCGCCCGCCGAACGCATCAAGCCGCCCGGCTGCGCGCCGAATCCGAGATTCTCTCCTTCCTGGCCGGCAGCATCCTGCGCGGCGAGACCGCCCTCGACGCCCTGCTGGAACGGGTGCGCGAGACCTTCGCCATGGAGTCCGTCGCGCTGCTGGAACGGGGTACGGACGTGGATCCGTGGACCACGGCGGGCAGCACCGGCCGGAACCCGGTCCCCCGCCCCGAGGACGCCGACGTGGACATGCCGATCGGCGAGAACATGGCCCTGGCCCTGTCCGGGCGGGTACTGCCCGCCGAGGACCGGCGCGTACTCGGCGCCTTCGCCGCCCAGGCCGCCGTCGTACTCGACCGCCAGCGCCTGGTCTGCGAGGCCGAGGAGGCCCGCCGCCTGATCGAGGGCCATCAGATCCGGACCGCGCTCCTCGCCGCCGTCAGCCACGACCTGCGGACCCCGCTCGCGGGCATCAAGGTCGCCGTCACCTCGCTGCGTTCCACGGACGTGGAATGGTCGGAGGAGGACCGGGGCGATCTCCTGGAAGGCATCGAGGACGGAGCCGACCGCCTCGACCACCTGATCGGCAACCTCCTCGACATGTCCCGCCTCCAGACGGGCACCGTCGTCCCGCTCATCCGCGTGACCGATCTCGACGAGGTCGTCCCGATGGCCCTGGCCGGGGTCCCCGAGGACGGCGTGGACCTCGACATCCCCGAGACGCTGCCCATGGTCGCCGTCGACCGCGGCCTCCTGGAACGGTCCGTCGCGAACATCGTCGAGAACGCCGTCAAGTACAACCCCGCCGGCCGGCCCGTCAAGGTATCCGCCAGCGCCCTCGCCGACCGCCTGGAACTACGCGTCGTCGACCGCGGACCGGGTGTCCCCGACGAGGCCAAGGACCGGATATTCGAAGCCTTCCAGCGGCACGGAGACGCCCCCGCAGGCACCGGGGTCGGCCTTGGACTGGCGGTCGCGAGGGGTTTCCTGGAGGCCATGGACGGCACCCTCACCGCCGAGGACACTCCCGGCGGAGGCCTGACGATGGTCCTCACCCTCCCCGTCGCCGGAGACGCCCGTCCGGTGGCCGGCGAACTCCCGGCCGACGCCACGACGTGA
- a CDS encoding serine hydrolase domain-containing protein: protein MTRQPFSTEATTRSAPTALAAAVTATPDRSALQQVLDRATAPGGAPGVVVDVRDGHGAWFGSAGVSDTGTREKRRPSERFRIGSTTKAFTATLVLQLAAEGRLRLDDTIEQWLPGMVVGNGYDGRAITIRQLLNHTSGIFNYGNDAQFFTKGIGAAWFQHRYDTYAPEQLIRIGLATPPSFAPGEAFLYSNTNYFLAALIVEKITGGTFAEALTQRIARPLGLTGTYLPGTEPTIQGPHTRHYSTLFASDAQPEIHDTTDMNQSFAWAAGGVISTTGDLQRFFGALLQGHLLPAGQQQEMFTTVDTTGPVPWIPGTRYGLGVFSWALPSGVTVWGNAGATYGSWTCAMGSRDGKHLLTSQVNGDWSGLGVLDGILTAEFGAAAGG from the coding sequence ATGACCAGGCAGCCCTTCTCCACCGAGGCAACCACGCGGAGCGCGCCGACGGCCCTCGCAGCGGCCGTCACGGCCACCCCCGACCGCTCCGCGCTGCAGCAGGTCCTGGACCGCGCCACCGCCCCGGGCGGCGCTCCCGGCGTCGTCGTCGACGTACGGGACGGCCACGGCGCGTGGTTCGGCTCGGCAGGCGTCTCCGACACCGGGACCCGGGAGAAACGCCGGCCGTCCGAGCGGTTCCGGATCGGGAGCACGACGAAGGCGTTCACCGCCACGCTCGTCCTGCAGCTGGCGGCCGAAGGCCGGCTCCGCCTCGACGACACGATCGAGCAGTGGCTGCCCGGGATGGTGGTGGGCAACGGCTACGACGGCCGGGCGATCACCATCCGGCAGTTGCTCAACCACACCAGCGGCATCTTCAACTACGGCAACGACGCGCAGTTCTTCACGAAGGGCATCGGCGCCGCGTGGTTCCAGCACCGTTACGACACCTACGCCCCCGAGCAGTTGATCAGGATCGGTCTGGCCACGCCACCGTCCTTCGCTCCGGGGGAGGCCTTCCTGTACTCCAACACCAACTACTTCCTGGCCGCCCTGATCGTCGAGAAGATCACGGGCGGGACGTTCGCCGAAGCGCTCACCCAGCGCATCGCCCGCCCTCTGGGGCTGACCGGGACCTACCTGCCCGGCACGGAACCGACGATCCAAGGGCCGCACACCCGGCACTACTCCACCCTCTTCGCCTCCGATGCACAGCCCGAGATCCACGACACGACCGACATGAACCAGTCCTTCGCGTGGGCGGCCGGCGGCGTCATCTCGACCACGGGCGACCTGCAGCGCTTCTTCGGCGCGCTGCTCCAAGGCCACCTGCTGCCGGCCGGACAGCAGCAGGAGATGTTCACCACCGTCGACACCACGGGACCCGTCCCGTGGATCCCGGGAACCCGCTACGGCCTGGGCGTGTTCTCCTGGGCACTGCCGTCCGGCGTCACGGTCTGGGGCAACGCCGGCGCGACGTACGGCTCGTGGACCTGTGCCATGGGCTCCCGTGACGGCAAGCACCTGCTCACCAGCCAGGTCAACGGCGACTGGAGCGGCCTGGGCGTCCTCGACGGCATCCTCACCGCCGAGTTCGGCGCGGCGGCCGGAGGCTGA